DNA sequence from the Sceloporus undulatus isolate JIND9_A2432 ecotype Alabama chromosome 4, SceUnd_v1.1, whole genome shotgun sequence genome:
gtaaaaggcagcagcaagagaagaaaactgcatgccagattgatagactcaattaaagaggtcatgggcctgaatttgcaggacctaagcagagcaatagaggacaggggatcttggaggtgtctcatccataggctCATCATTAGTCAGGAtagattcaagggcagttaacaacaacaaacacaaccagtAAAGGGACAGAAACCTTCTCTAGTTTTCATTCAGACAACCCTACCCATCAGTCTTCTCCTGTATCTCCAATGAGCCCTAACCAGTATGGCCAGTGATTAAGAGTTGGGCATCCTACATGTGGGGTTTTACCCACACCTCTTTACAGAGGGAAGGGTTTTTAGTATATTCCCCCATTGCCCAGTTGGACGAGTCTTGTCTATGAGGAGGCATTAACCTTAAAGATGCCCTCCGTATGTTTCATTCATATCTATAGAAACGAAGGGTGATGGAAGTTGAGATAAGCAGGCAGTGGTTGCATTTTATGATGAAAACCATAAGCCCCTAAGCCTGACTTAGCTTCACTTTGAATGAAACATTAgcaatactgttgttgttgttgtgtgcctttcaagtcatttttgacttatgctaaccctaaggtgaacctatcatggggttttcaaggGCTGAGAGtaagtgactcacccaaggtcacacagtgggtttccatggccgagtgtgGATTCgaagcctggtttccagagtcccagtcctacgctcaaactgctacaccatgctggctctctgaaaaTACTTTAGCCTTATACACttgttgctttgacttttgcagatttgattattcacatattttattaacatgttctctctaggaatatctaggtcatcAACTGTAACTCTGTGgacaactttaaccaaaagtcgcactggaggacctaaagattcctagagagaacatttgtagctccttcagcacaattctgtggtcagtgcctggcagatgttgaccacagaattgcactggaggacctagagattcttagagaggtgttctgtcaggcaaaagcatagtgtttttgttatttgcagttttccacatgcacaggggtcctgtgcccctaaccccagcgaatgtggagggacgagtgtataaaCAGTAAGTAGGTGGGGCAGAGCCCATTCTGTAATTATATAAACACTTCCACATACTTGTATTGTGAGGGTTTGTGGAATGTGGGTTATAGAAGTCATAAGAAAACAACATTCCAGTAAATTTAGCTTGTAACCATCATGGAAGGGACCTTAACCTCTCGGCCCTTATCACAGAAGATGCACACTACCACCTCCACAAAAGCCCTTTACAATtagcaaattaaaacatttccccTTTTCCCACATCACAAAATGTCATTCcaacagttaaaaaacaacaactattgcTCTAAGCACAGCTGTTTTAAGAAAGTATGTTAAATCTGCTGGTGCTGTTctgataaaatgcataaaatatagtACAGTACTATATTGATAAAATGCAGTTCATGATTAAAGAAGAACTTATGGTTGCAGAAATAAGAGAAACTAAATGGTAAATATCTTTTTTCATACTGTTGCAGTGCAATGCAGAGGGTGTCACGACTGAAGAGGGAGTTGCATCTGTTAACTACGGAGCCACCACCAGGTATTACCTGCTGGCAGAATGGAAGTCGCATAGATGAACTTAAAGCCCGTATGTATCTGTCTGAATTTGGTCTTTATTTTTAGGCGGCAGTTTCATTTAATTCTTTGTTTATCATCAGTGGTTTATTTTTTCTAAACTAGCCTCCATATGTTGCTATTAAATCTACTGTAAATCTCCTAAATATAAAGGGTTGCAACTAAATAAACCCTTTGTATaatctaggccagtggttctcaacttgtaGGGCTGGGccactggggtgtgtgtgagagttgctcaagggcaggaagaagctcttctagaacatggcaacatagcccgaaaaacccacaaaaaactatggatgccggccatgaaagccttcggctgcACAAGACTTAGAGGAcctggtcctcctccttttcctgaacttttttaaatacaaaatttacacatgtgttgagataaattaatttcataaataaaactgttctagtttgaataatgttattttcttataaaatgttaaaatatgaatatacatgtatgtgcaaatgaaaatacacatacTTAATAAACAcactatttttattcatatactgtgttgTGAGTTTGTGTGAAATCTGCATATAGATATAACGTGGGGTCCCAAAGGTAATAAGTCTGAGTACCACTGACCTAGGCCCATAATCCATATTCTTTGATTGTGAAGTTTTGTGATTTCTGCTTTGTGCTTTCTTTGTCACTAAAGATTACTTAACCTGAAAACTAAGGCTGCAATAATATATAAGCGTTTTTGGATAGAAGTTCCATTTTAACAAAATAAGGTTTCATTTAGTGTAAACATGCAGAGAATGAGTGCAGAAGCTTTCCCAAGCAAGAATTGATAGCTGTTTGGCAGAACTATATTCTTGTTtgctgcaaaaataaatattcatGGTATGTAATTCATGGTCATAGATATTCCTGAGTTCTGTAGAGTTCAGATAGTTGTGGCTgtctaaaataaaatttattttctaattCGATTTCAATTAGAGTTAATACAGTCCTTCCATGGCTGGGGTGTAAGCTGGTTTTCGATATAGTGAAACACAGTAAATCATagacttaaaaataaatatggaacTGGTCAAAATACTAAAACACAACTTAAGTTTAACAGTTTCAAAGTCAATAGTAATAatagaaattaaaatacagtatttaacatTCAGCTCATTCACCTTCTGTCTACATCAACCAGTCAGTTGCTGAAGTCCTCCACAGTAGAAAAGGCTCTGCCTGCCACTGAAAGCACAACAGAGTTTAACCTCCCTCAAGGGAGAGATCTACAGTCTTGGAGCAACAATCAAGAGGCATGTCTGAAGGAGATGAGTCTGAGGGAAGGGCCTCCCATGAAGTTTTCAAAACCAAGGGACTTTGCACAGGAGAACACACTCTTTGAGACGGCATGAACACAAATTGTATATTGTACCTTGCCTTGCATTCACCTCCCATTGCTTGTTTTGTTGTCTTACAACCTGGAAGTGCCAATTTTTCTTAATTAACTTTTTTGACTGTATCTAGAAGTAGCAGGGGCACCCAGGCCCATCCAGTTCCTGGTGTAGGTTATTCACAAGGCAAGCAAAGCTGTCGTTCTCCCATGAAGAGGCCTGAAGCCTAGATAATCCTTGCATCCTCCAAGAATATTTGGAGTTCATAGATCGCTACATGCTTCAGGAACTTTCCCCAAATTGAAATTTTGTAAATCGGTCACTATCCAATACTGTGGAAATCAGGAAGGATTTGTTTTACCATTAGTCTTACAATGGCTTCTTTTAGAGGTGGTGCCCCTGCCTTGGTTGCAGAGATGTTTATCTTCTCTTTACCCAGTCAGCCAGATCCCTCTGGGCTGCTTTCATAATCCAGGAAGGACATGGGTTCACCAAATAAATGGTAAGTTTCATATCTGCAAGGATATGAAGTATAAAAGTATGGGTTCAATAGCGGACCCTAGTATGATAGGGTGCCATCTCCTGGATCATACTGGTGATGACTTGCTTGTCTGTTGATTAGATGCTATGTGTACAGCATTACTAATTATGTCTTTTATAACAACACATCAAGTCAAATGTCTTTATGGTGTTTTTTTCCTATGGAAAAGCATTTATTTTCACTTTACATGGTCTCAGCATGGAAATCTAAAGAGAACAAACATggttttagaggtttttaaaagcagcagagagGGTACATGATGCAGATCTCTGGAGAATGAATTCTTGAGACGTGTGAAGATGTGAATATTAATTATTTAGTTTCAAAATTTTGTGTTAGTTTTAAAGTCCtgccgtatatactcaactataagttgacctcatgtataaatcgaggtcagattttgggaccaaaattatggattttgccatgacgtTTATTTCTCTCAGattaggtcaagggtaaaacttggaggcttcaTAAGTgtgcgtatggcaagagagaGCCTCACTGAgccttttcttcattgtttcagcttttgtttcagccagacTAGATGGCAGGAGGGGGACTCTTAAACAGTTTCTTGCTAAACTTCACTCGAAATCGCATGAGGAAATCCGAAAGAGCTGTTACCACGTTTTCATagtgacccatagataagtcgacctgggattttgggggcagtttttgggcataaatgtttagatttatagacgagtatatatggtagaccCATTTGTTAGTCCCGTTTGGAGTAGACCATTTGAATCAATTGGAACTACTTATGTTGATACTTAGTACTGGTGCAATGAACGTATTCCCTTTGAGTTTAACAATTTTGTTTCAGGTAGTAAGTTTATTAAGCAATGTTGTTTATAAAAAGAAACACTGAATATATTTGAAACTGTTTTTAATCAACCCTGCTGGATAATCAATGTATATAACACCCATATACTGTATAAGAAATAAaggatttctatttttaaatagatAAGATTAAATCCTCCCTGGCCTACAAATTAGTGTCTTTCTGATTCTAGTTGGTGCTTTGGACATTGGTGCTGCTCCatctgctttttggaatgcaaAGGAATTCTAACTTTGCTTAAGTGCCATTCAGTTCAATCAAACATCTCGGTATGTTTGGGATTGTAGCTGCCATAtcctctaatttttttttaaatgctacttTTAAAGAGCCATGAGTGGACATGACAGATTCCTGGCTTACTCTTCACATCCATTGTCTGTTTTAATGTGAGGTGATATACATTCTATGTGGatttaatataattatttcaGTCAGCTCTTAGTTGGTAGGTATGATGTTATTAAATTTTGACTATGAAGAAATTCTCCTTTTTAATTCTGTGGCTAAATATTAACTTTGGAGATTAAACATTAGACTCTTTGTAATTCTGCATTTCTCCTGTCCTGCCAAACTTCTTGGATGGACATACTTTTTAGAGATGATGAAGAGATTACTACTGTGGCTACACTGATGCTTATAGTGACTACAGCAGTTACCAAAAGAGGGCAGTGTTGACATAGTttgtcctttcctttttctttagaaATACTGGGTTCTGCAAATACACCATATGAGAAAGGAATTTTTAACTTGGAAGTAGTTGTGCCTGAAAGGTAAATGGTGAATTTTTATCTTTAATAATGATTTTATTTAGCAAAGATGACCTTGAGACAGAAGGAAATAGTGGTCATAATGAAGGAGGCGGATTAGGCTGCAGATCATTAAAGAACTGGATTCATAGAGCTGCCAGTGTAGTGTTTTGGGATGTCCATGTTCTAGAATGGCCAAGGCAGAGTGAACTGTAGATGTAAACTTGtgaaaatatttactttttttcTCACATAATTGAACTGCTTTTGAAATAGGTATCCATTTGAACCCCCCAAAATGCGCTTTCTGACTCCTATCTACCATCCTAACATTGACTCAGCAGGAAGAATCTGCCTCGATGTTCTTAGATTGCCACCAAAGGTAATGAGTTGTTTCTTTTATGGAAATCTATAAGAGCAACAATAAATAGCCAACAAGGGTGTTTTAATCTGTAAGTGTGAGTCTTGCTGCATGTACTGGGACAACAAGGTTTCTTGCTGGTATTGCTTACTGAGATGGAAGTTgtatggggatcttggaacttaaatgatttttttccttttaattgtatcttgttttactgctgtaatccacttggattcctcaagattaagtgtaatataaattattattattattattattattattattattattgtagttttGTTGATCTAGATGCCTATAATGCCTTTGGGATTTTGAGgattttgtctttgttttcacTGGGTACATTTGTGCGGGGGGACTTTTTGGCCATATACATTGATAAAAGCAAATTCAGATATGAATACTAGCTATATTATAGCCAGAAAGGCAATAATGAGATCCAAGTGGGTAGTAACATGCCTGAGGCAATCCTAGTCTACAGaagtataaaagaaaaaaaaaaaaagggagtggGGGAACAGTACACTCTGAAAAAATGGTGCATTAGACTATTGGACATGCTCAGTAGTGTCTAGGAAAGTTGGAATGTTGTTTGAAAATTGAACTAGAAAATTGAAGTTGGGATGGATTGGTGTTTCTGAACCTGAGATCCAGTTTGGAGGGGAGAGTTGGGTAAAATCTGAATGGAGGCCCTGTTCATACATTCAAATGCCAGATGTGATTTAGTGGCAGTTTCCTATTCTGTTAAACAATACCTAGAAAATCATAGAGCAAGGTTTAGCATAGACCTGCAAAGTAACAGTCCATTCAATAAGACAAGTTTTACCGTATGCCTCTTTTTTTTCACTTGCACTTCCTATGAAGGGCGCATGGAGGCCATCCCTGAATATTGCCACTTTGCTGACATCGATACAGATGCTGATGAATGAACCAAACCCTGATGATCCTCTCATGGCAGACATAGTAAATTTCCTTCTTGTATTTGAATGAAGCATGTGTTGGATTTTGAAAGTTAACTGGTGCCATAATGTTTgctgttagtttttttaaaaaacacctgcTCATCTTTCTTCTGCATACAAAATCAACATAACTTTTAGGAATGAATCTGAGAAAAGTAAATGTTAACCAAATTGTGGCAGGATGTGCAAACAGAATTTGCTTTGCTGACACTGAGGTCAACACTTTCCACCTTgaaacatcctttttaaaaattgaggagTAGACAATATATGTTGCATATCTGTttctaaggtccaaagcacaatgcagaaataatccagtgtgaaaccactttaattgcgctggctcaatgctagagaattctgggaactgcagttttgtgagatatttagccttctctatcagagaggtctggtgccataatcaactacaattcccagtatttccTAGtgctaagccagggcagttaaagtagtctcatactgggttatttctgcagtatgttttgggctAAGATATGTCTTTTGTTCTGAAGTACCTAGTATAGGTAAGCAGTTTTCCATGTGGTTTGTTAAATCTGTCATCAAACATAAGTATGATCTTATGGTTAAGAGGCCATAATTATCattgtcttttgttttttattatgtcTAGTCCTCTGAGTATAAATACAACAAGCAAGAATTCCTCAGAAATGCCAGACAATGGACAGAAAAGTATGCAAGCCAGACAACAATGGTAAGAAAAATAACTTCAATTATATAGGAATAGGGTGTAGTTAATCTTTGCATGTGCAGTCTTGCTGTACCcaatgaaatatttcagatttgcaTAATTCAATTGCCAATTTTCCTTTAATTGAGTTAGTGGAACTGGAGTTCTGTGAATGTGCCATGAAACATAAGTGTTTGGATTAACCTGTTCCTCCTAGAATATCCTCTTTTTTTCTATCAAGGCAAGTCCTCctctcacaccccccccccccccccggctacgctACCAAAGCTCAAAATGTCAAGGGAAAATGCAGGGATTTTTCAGTTGAGggcttattgtattttatttatgtctgATCTTGTGAAATATGCCTTGGGTAGGAGTATTTGGACTTTATCCTATTGCCGTCATACTTCAAATGGAATTCTTTCTGGCTTATTGCCTGGGTCTAAGACTTGTGGCAAACCACATGTTCAACGTATGGGCAAAAAGGTCGTCAATACAGACAAAACTCCCTTTGATTCTAGAGCGGCATGGAAAATTTGATAAGTTCTCTTCACTGAGTTAGCAGATCTAGAAATTTTCCCATTAGACTTGGTCTATATATACAGCAAAAGGGAGTAGTAGTAGCCAGAGGTAAAAAGTGAACTTAGACCTCAGATGTGGAGTGCTCTTCTTGAATCTTCTTTTGTGTAAAAGTCAAATACAAAGTCAAATACTGGTGAATACAGGATAACTTGGCCTCAGCTGTGTCTTGGAGTTAAGGATAAAGAGACAACTTCAAGAAATGTACAGCTCCGGGAGGAAAAGTTTGGGGAAGCAAAGGTGTGGAGAGGGCCATTATTTATGAGAACAAGGTTGTCATCCATGCTATACAGTGCGTTAATATATTTTGACAAAGCTTGGAAATGAATTGTATAGCAGAAAATACTTTGGAGTAGCACTTGCTACCTTCAGACTCATCCTTCTACGTAAGGCTACCTAGAACCCTTTTAAAACACAGTCAAGCTTTAGTGATACATACAAACTTGAAAATAGCTCTGTTGATAATTTCTGTTTAGATTTCACTATGTTAAGTGTGTTATGGTGTATGCTAATGAATTGTTTTCAATAATTAGCACTTGTGCTTCTTGCCTGTGGTCAAATCCCAGCAAATTGTGATTAAAAGATTGTGATTATCCACTTGAAACACTAGGTGGCAACTGGATCTTAGATAAGGACTTTCCTTCAGTTGTACTTAATTTCTTCCGAACTTATAAAGAAGATGTAGTGATGAAAATGAATAAAGTGTGGTTTCTTGAACTGTTTGGCAGtacatatttcatttttgtgTATATTCAGTCTCTCTGTAGAAAGgactctttgtttctttttagtaATTCCCCATTGTCTAAAACATGCTCCTGAAGTGTCTTGTAAAAAAGTGTGTGTTATCAGTGGTAAAGATATATgcacaacctttttaaaaaatcttatattTTACCATGCATGCCATGAATGAAGGAGCTCCTGCTGCAGggggtaaaaatattttaagctgTAAAATAATTGGGATAATAAGGGAATCCTGAGTGGATGGTGAGAACATGGAATACAATAAGAGAAATTAGTTAGTTACTATGTTTAAGGAGCAGAATATGTTACAAATTCTGAATTGGAGAGTCTGAACATCTGAAAGATGTGaataaaaaacactttaaacaaGGTGTGTATACCTAAATCTGCCATACATTTCCCCCTCTTAGTAGTCTTTCTTTTATGCTGTTCCAGGCTTTGGAAACTTCAGGTAAAGAGAACCACCAAAGGGAAGCCAACCAACCCAAAGATTCTAACATTtcccagaaaaggaaaggaagcaatATCAGTGAATCATCAAAAAAAGTTTGTTCAGGAACATAGAGGGTTTGCTGCTGTACAATATCCTAGTCTGTTTGTTTTTAGTGTTACTTTCCATCTCTTAAATAGGCTTGATGTAATTAATGTACTGTTTACACATTCTGTAATGCCTCTCCAGCTGTCAGTGATCATATTATTGTATCCAATGCAGTGatgtctgttttttttaaaaaaacatcttgtTTCACTTCTCTAAAACTTCtacattttcagtttttttcaCTTTATTTTGTGCTACATTTTGTATCTGCTGTGTGTAgcttatttaatttttgaaagcaGGTATAAAGATGAGCATAATAAACAATATATTTGGCACCACTCTAATTTAGGGTTGGAAGTATTTTGCTTCAGGCGGCAAAAGCTGCTATAGGTTATCTTCAGCTTTACTTGCTAGGCTAAGGATGAATGTACAGAATACttcatacagtggtcccttcctttACGTGGggtatctgttccagaccccccccccccccggtgtaaggGAAGTTCCACGGTTGCTCAatccccattaaagataatggggcttgtgcccacagTGATGTGCAGCAGTGTGTCACGGGTGCACGTGCCATTGCTTTTTCCGGCGCTGCTTCTTCTGGCACCGCTTCCAGCTTATGACGCAGGCGTGCTCTATAACtagttttcccttttttaaaaactgccttgGAAATCACCACTTACATTCACCAACTGGAGCAGAGGTATGAATAATCCATAGTTTCAAGGAGGAATCCATATTATCCATGAACAGGTCCAATCTGTTATATCTTTGGTCTAAAAGAATCTCCAGTTAGTAAGAAATCTTACGAAAATATGGTAGTACATGAGCAGTAACAAGCATAGGCTAGAAATCACATTTGTTGCAGTGGTGGTTGGGGTTGAGAGAGGAGTGAAGAGTTAATATTTCATTGCTCAAGCAACAGGGTTGAACTGatgtgaatacagtgggccctccccttatgtgaggatctgttccggatccctctgcgtaaggggaaatcagtgtatgttggagccccataggaagtaatggggcttgcacctgtggcacgcaccccattagttcttccagagTGCGTGATGGGTTCTTCcggcatggctttcagtgtatgctgaaagccctGTGTGGTGTGCCTCCGTAAGCATCCTCTGTTTGTGGAGGGGCACCCTTACTTGTACTGTAACTTCAATAtagtgcgcccgcaccatacgcgggcgcgccatacgcagccttgagcatacgcgctcaagccgtggggtggaaggggcggcgcatcccattcaattgaatgggcgtgcatgCCCGTTGTGCCCTGCgccgctgcgcacgagccccattgtttccaatggggctcgagcataggcggaattcaccttacgcggcgggatccggaatggatcccccgcgtaaggcgaggacacaCTGTAATTGGTACCTACAGATGGTTATGAATTCCCACACCCTAGTAGGGAATATTTGTATTAAGTGTTCCAGCCACTATTCATGCTCTCAGTTTACTATAATATTTCATTGattcatctttttttccccaatCAACAgacaatattaataaaaatgaaggTAGTAGGAATAGAGGAAGATTATATTACAtatggattgactcagtcaaggaagccatggacctgagtctgcaagaccatAGTAGGGCTTTCAATAACAGGATATCTTGTAGGGCTCTCCAAGATGGATCACCATACATCAAAGCCAAATTGATGGGAATTCACAACAAATTTTATGTCTCCTAGCACTGGCCTGTTTTGAGGGTTTGGCTAATTGCGTAATTTTTTTAACGTATCCTTTTGTGCATTTGCAAGCCTTACAGTTTTTTCCATGCAGGCTAGCATCTCACTGTTGTACTATAGTGGTGCTATTTCACTACAGTCATGGTGGTACTGAACATCTGTGTCTAGTATTAGAAGTGAAATGTtgagaaaatgtttttttggAATGCAACAACTCTTCCTATAAAAGACAAAGCAAATGCACCCATGTTCAAGTCTACTACTAGGCTAACTGTAGATACGATTATATGAATGttgcttgtgtgctttcaagttgtttctgacctgtgGCCctaagcaaatctatcatgtgatatttttggcaagatttgttcagaagtgatttgcatttgcctttctctgaggatgaaagagcgtgacttccccaaagtcaccccaAGGtatacatggctgagcagggattctccagagtcatagtccaatactgaaaccactgcaccatgctggctcccttgaaTGTATGATATAGTCCCAAAAATGGATATGCTCATACCTGCATAGTATTACataattttgcttttgtttacaCCTGACTCACCCTCACTTTGAACTATGACAATGCTTAGTTTCAGTTGCTCTGTGACTGAATATGTTCATTGTCTAAACAGATTTCAGAAACATTCTTCTGTTTCATTGTGATCTTGGAGTGCTTCATTAATAACACCCTAAAGAGTTCAGCACACATACTTGTGAGCTTCTACAGTGTAGTATGTATATCAGGTGCAAGGTTATTTTCCCCCaaacattaaaatagtacaaAAATCTATGCTAGAATATTCATAAAAATTCCTTGCAATACTGTGGTGATGTGATCAATAGACAGATAGAAACATACAGTTGACAGAAATACAGGATATTCACATTTAAGCTGATTATATTGAAAGAACATGACCAGTTAACTCCCCTTTATGCCCATGCTTTCCATAGAGTCAAATTGTCTACAAATATTCTAATCCTATACAAAGAAGTTAGTATAGTTTGCTCTTTAATTAATGGGTAGCATCTCCACTCTGCTCATCTCCATATATACAGTGAGTGAAATCTGTTTGCTTATTCCAACTAAAATAGAACCACTGAAGCAATTCCTGCATGATACGTCTAACTTATCTAAGATGCATTGGCTCAATATTTATACGTACTGTAATTGGAATTTGCAATTCAATTTAACCAAGCAGATTTTGTGTTGTAAAGTAAGAATGACTACCCTCAGTGGTCTAGGCTTACTAAAAATGAGAGGGAACCAATCTGATTATCTAGTCATTCATAGAATTTAACAATCCAGATGTCTGCCAAAATatgttctgaacaaattttaaacCCATTATATAACCAGGTTAGAAACGGACTTATATGTTTTCAGAATTGGAAAATCTGGATTTGAATCAAAACATAGCTGTAATAGCTGTTCACAAACCTATTCCAATAAAAAACAATCCAGTCTCACATATGTGCTTTTTTGCCTTCTGTACCTTTAGGCATGCCTTGCATAATAAAATTATACTGATGGGGTTCCCTTCCCCCAAAAAGCACACATTCACCCGatctattattttaaattgaataTCATCACCAAAGGGAAGCTGGGGATATAACATTAGATACACAGTCATCTGTGAGTGGAAGTTCTTTGCAGAACATATTGTTCTGTTGAACacaggggcaaagcagacaggccaaatggaGTGATCTGCAGCTGCTTCAGCTGTGATCGCACCAGGACTGCAGCAGCCGGACACCGCAGTCCCAAatagcttctgggtggcttgggggcatgcgtTGTTTGAAAGCCATGCCCCAAAGCACTTGAaaggcactttatttggcctgtcttgTTTTGGGCCTTAGTGAGAATATAGTAGTCATCAGTAGATCTGATTATCTGTATCAATTCCTTCAGTCAGTTATAACAGAACCTTTCTGCTTGTGCTGATTTAAGAATTACTAATTTTGGTATGGTTTCTTTGGGGAAATTTCCACATGCTTTCCCCTTCTGTTCATATTGTTTCCACCATTCCTCTACATTGCCTGTGCTGGCTAAGACTGATAGGAGCTTCAATCCAACAGTATTTAGGAA
Encoded proteins:
- the UBE2T gene encoding ubiquitin-conjugating enzyme E2 T isoform X3 encodes the protein MQRVSRLKRELHLLTTEPPPGITCWQNGSRIDELKAQILGSANTPYEKGIFNLEVVVPERYPFEPPKMRFLTPIYHPNIDSAGRICLDVLRLPPKSSEYKYNKQEFLRNARQWTEKYASQTTMALETSGKENHQREANQPKDSNISQKRKGSNISESSKKVCSGT
- the UBE2T gene encoding ubiquitin-conjugating enzyme E2 T isoform X2 encodes the protein MQRVSRLKRELHLLTTEPPPEILGSANTPYEKGIFNLEVVVPERYPFEPPKMRFLTPIYHPNIDSAGRICLDVLRLPPKGAWRPSLNIATLLTSIQMLMNEPNPDDPLMADISSEYKYNKQEFLRNARQWTEKYASQTTMALETSGKENHQREANQPKDSNISQKRKGSNISESSKKVCSGT
- the UBE2T gene encoding ubiquitin-conjugating enzyme E2 T isoform X1; this encodes MQRVSRLKRELHLLTTEPPPGITCWQNGSRIDELKAQILGSANTPYEKGIFNLEVVVPERYPFEPPKMRFLTPIYHPNIDSAGRICLDVLRLPPKGAWRPSLNIATLLTSIQMLMNEPNPDDPLMADISSEYKYNKQEFLRNARQWTEKYASQTTMALETSGKENHQREANQPKDSNISQKRKGSNISESSKKVCSGT